The proteins below come from a single Rosa rugosa chromosome 2, drRosRugo1.1, whole genome shotgun sequence genomic window:
- the LOC133732487 gene encoding L-type lectin-domain containing receptor kinase IX.1-like, producing MAVKNTFRLSLKQFQLLLLLLSLLPFSATPLTFNFPSFHPADTSHIFMEGDASPDGFLRLTKSAVDQVLYGSVGRATFKESFLLRQNSTGKLADFTSSFTFAIDSSNETDYGDGLAFFLAPSGSLLNLTSGSGSSLGLPVNCTLANYTMSSTEYPFVAVEFDIYPNYKTKTIDWGLDYTHVGIDINSIKSNVTEQWDGGIKEGKGNNATVSYNSTSKNLSVAFTTIQTGVDGHEVQVIKSVYFLVDLLQYLPDRVIVGFSASTGLSVALHKIVSWNFTSTPLDDDTAASTTSSNNNIGLVVGLGVGGCLTLVGVLALLWFIFCKRKRGTEDSSDDDTRVLNESIPEEFEKGTGPRKFSYNELALATSNFVQGEKLGEGGFGGVYKGFIKDMNSYVAVKKISRGSKQGLKEYGAEVSIISRLRHRNLVQLIGWCHEKKLLLVYEFMPNGSLDSHLFKEKSLLTWEVRYKIAHGLASGLLYLHQGWEQCVLHRDIKSSNVMLDSNFNTKLGDFGLAKLVDHGKLSQTTIVAGTMGYMAMEYVTTGKASKESDVFSFGVVALEIACGRKPIDPRYEGKQINMVEWVWELYGQGKIIEAADPKLCGDFDEKQMECLMVVGLWCAHPDYKSRPLIQQAIQVLNFEVPLPNLPLKMPVAFALPLSLSMLYGGDTTGGQSESSGYGSTINSSQFTSSLECAHSNPSAAL from the coding sequence ATGGCTGTCAAAAACACCTTCCGGTTGTCCCTAAAGCAGTTTcaattgcttcttcttctcttatcACTGTTGCCCTTCTCTGCAACTCCATTGACCTTCAATTTCCCCAGCTTTCACCCTGCTGATACCAGCCATATATTTATGGAGGGAGATGCTTCCCCCGATGGCTTCCTCCGACTCACAAAAAGTGCTGTTGACCAGGTACTATATGGGAGCGTTGGTCGAGCCACCTTCAAAGAAAGCTTCCTCCTCCGACAAAACTCCACCGGAAAATTAGCTGATTTTACATCAAGTTTCACATTCGCCATTGACTCCAGCAACGAGACCGACTACGGTGATGGGCTGGCCTTCTTCCTAGCGCCGTCCGGGTCCTTACTGAACCTCACATCAGGATCAGGTAGCAGTCTTGGCCTCCCTGTCAACTGTACGCTGGCAAACTATACCATGTCGAGTACCGAATACCCGTTTGTGGCGGTTGAGTTTGATATCTACCCCAATTATAAGACAAAAACGATTGATTGGGGACTGGATTACACTCATGTAGGCATCGACATCAACTCCATCAAGTCTAACGTTACTGAGCAATGGGATGGGGGTATCAAGGAAGGAAAAGGAAATAATGCCACAGTTAGTTACAACTCCACCTCGAAAAATCTTAGTGTTGCCTTCACTACGATTCAAACTGGTGTAGATGGGCACGAAGTCCAGGTGATCAAAAGTGTTTATTTCTTAGTTGATCTGCTTCAATACTTGCCCGATAGGGTCATCGTTGGGTTCTCTGCCTCAACCGGTCTCTCAGTTGCTCTGCATAAGATCGTCTCATGGAATTTCACTTCAACTCCTCTGGATGATGATACTGCAGCATCGACCACAAGTTCCAACAACAATATAGGACTAGTGGTTGGATTGGGCGTTGGTGGATGTCTTACCTTGGTTGGTGTGTTGGCTTTGCTTTGGTTCATATTTTgcaagagaaagagaggaacAGAGGATAGTAGTGATGATGATACTAGGGTACTTAATGAATCGATTCCTGAAGAATTCGAAAAGGGGACAGGCCCTAGGAAATTTTCGTACAATGAGTTGGCCCTTGCGACTAGTAATTTTGTACAGGGAGAAAAACTTGGGGAAGGAGGGTTTGGTGGAGTTTACAAAGGCTTCATCAAAGATATGAACTCGTATGTAGCTGTTAAGAAGATATCGAGGGGGTCTAAACAAGGGCTGAAGGAGTACGGAGCAGAAGTGAGTATCATTAGTCGGCTGAGGCATAGGAATCTGGTGCAACTCATCGGTTGGTGCCATGAAAAGAAACTCCTACTTGTTTACGAATTCATGCCCAACGGTAGCTTGGATTCCCATTTGTTCAAAGAAAAAAGCTTATTAACTTGGGAGGTAAGATACAAAATTGCACATGGATTGGCCTCGGGATTGCTCTATCTACACCAAGGATGGGAACAATGTGTGCTGCACAGGGATATCAAATCCAGCAATGTTATGTTGGATTCCAATTTTAACACGAAACTTGGAGATTTTGGGTTAGCCAAACTTGTAGACCATGGAAAACTCTCGCAAACAACAATTGTGGCTGGAACCATGGGCTACATGGCTATGGAATATGTTACAACGGGAAAGGCTAGCAAGGAATCAGATGTCTTTAGCTTTGGTGTTGTTGCTTTGGAAATAGCTTGTGGGAGAAAACCAATTGATCCCAGGTATGAAGGAAAGCAAATCAATATGGTGGAGTGGGTTTGGGAACTCTATGGACAAGGGAAAATCATTGAAGCAGCCGACCCAAAATTGTGCGGGGATTTTGATGAGAAGCAAATGGAATGCTTAATGGTGGTTGGGTTATGGTGTGCTCATCCGGATTACAAGTCTAGGCCTTTGATACAACAAGCAATTCAAGTGCTTAACTTCGAAGTTCCATTGCCTAATCTCCCATTGAAAATGCCTGTGGCCTTTGCTCTTCCACTATCACTCTCGATGTTGTATGGTGGTGACACTACTGGAGGTCAAAGTGAGTCTTCAGGATATGGTTCTACCATCAACTCCTCACAGTTCACCTCATCTTTAGAATGTGCACATTCTAATCCATCAGCAGCTTTATAG